From Harpia harpyja isolate bHarHar1 chromosome 21, bHarHar1 primary haplotype, whole genome shotgun sequence, one genomic window encodes:
- the PRR35 gene encoding proline-rich protein 35 isoform X1 has product MTPGLALLFPSLMFPANNPINAQERLWKSPAPRLGGVWERWVPARGDSPHPAPPSSLQPPGPEQGPSWDRKGGRAGTQRFPGRCGKIHVLCPSVPTRSHLQAPATMSKDDVGCKLTSVYKHKERKPKKPHYIPRPWGKPYNYKCFQCPFTCMEKSHLYNHMKYSLCKNSLSLLIESDWPYKKGNLLHPELRLLHATETSRLRGRRDEQETCDSSAMSGGSVRIKQTSIRDSHEDKPMSGVEILPAEGAGEEGGPFQEEEEDVAGLLREMDAGEKKEKNEEAGCQGDPAEPEVNTLVFGFKNKREKPCKEVEPDFIITDVFSLKNHVMKSREMASPDLDAKPKHCKVPKKCLASSGILMEQWKLVANGQRRNTSEVSPPCTDSNIIPCYPPPAYSDYHEPQGLNLSLLGINYPLNPSVFSYLSPTMANSATTHPHLAQLPFLASTAQLMHPHASHFQPLQSPERSAFLPRFYYPLLFEHTFSSTESKMSSSKPEAQQLVGSVMPTPPQAKPPSEPTKPGLLKVPVLKTSFPWSKGVREEPASELSHPAMLGQEEEEKWLSQEESNPALGLNNLRKKPVTDIYQNMVGMKDGAFAPSSIRKTELPVVTSLETSSPQGSSLKRKFTANGLDLIGPERLMPGKLSYQSSGSRANPGHIPKALDHWHTEVLTGQPEEPERGNDTEVLPSVGAGLDHGLCKQSRPQETFAAMMDSEATTVLIGDLSKTLEEYQEVEKQLSDLAKEDTPGQKELRDQLVKIRRELYHIHQALEKATKPHEGPLDLSVKRSSEGLEKVQQAKKEPCNMNLGSEKLHGKDQGALNKCTATGEVGDGEGLPNCLLEAENKTIDLLIKMSRSESLRASSSEAHLGTVIKAEVLPLTMPLELRHVMEPYYSRTTKCEADSSVLLCSDGRSSTTQGPQLPVTTEDGPLGCRAMQRSLSCSLPSETDAVCVHSPLHADP; this is encoded by the exons GGCACACAGCGGTTCCCAGGGAGGTGTGGGAAGATTCACGTGCTGTGCCCCTCTGTTCCCACAAGGAGCCATCTCCAGGCACCTGCCACCATGTCCAAGGACGACGTGGGCTGCAAGCTGACCTCGGTCTACAAGCACAAGGAGAGGAAGCCAAAAAAGCCTCACTACATCCCAAGGCCATGGGGCAAGCCATACAACTACAAATGTTTCCAGTGCCCCTTCACCTGCATGGAAAAGTCCCACCTCTACAACCACATGAAGTACAGCCTGTGCAAGAactccctctccctcctcatcGAGTCCGACTGGCCCTACAAGAAGGGCAATCTGCTCCACCCGGAGCTGCGACTCCTGCATGCAACGGAGACCTCCCGCCTGCGCGGGCGGCGGGATGAGCAGGAGACCTGCGACTCCTCGGCCATGTCGGGAGGGTCAGTTAGGATCAAGCAGACCTCCATCAGGGACAGCCATGAGGACAAGCCGATGTCAGGGGTGGAGATTCTGCCTGCTGAAGGGGCCGGTGAAGAAGGTGGCCCGttccaagaggaggaggaggatgttgcTGGCCTGTTGAGGGAGATGGATGcgggggagaagaaagagaaaaatgaagaggcaGGTTGCCAAGGTGACCCAGCTGAACCAGAAGTGAACACTTTGGTCTTTGGTTTCAAGAACAAGAGGGAAAAGCCTTGCAAGGAGGTAGAGCCCGACTTCATCATCACAGACGTCTTCTCCCTCAAGAACCACGTCATGAAAAGCAGGGAAATGGCCTCCCCAGACCTAGATGCTAAGCCAAAGCATTGCAAAGTGCCAAAGAAATGCCTGGCCAGCAGCGGGATCCTCATGGAGCAGTGGAAGCTGGTGGCAAATGGGCAAAGGAGGAACACATCTGAGGTCTCCCCACCTTGTACTGACAGCAACATCATCCCGTGCTACCCCCCTCCAGCCTACAGTGACTACCACGAACCTCAGGGCCTCAACCTCTCACTGCTGGGTATTAATTACCCATTAAACCCCAGTGTCTTCTCCTACCTGAGCCCCACCATGGCCAACAGCGCTACAACTCACCCGCACTTGGCTCAGCTGCCCTTCCTGGCCTCCACAGCCCAGCTGATGCATCCACATGCCTCCCACTTCCAGCCTCTGCAGAGCCCTGAGCGCTCAGCCTTCCTTCCCCGCTTCTACTACCCCTTGCTTTTCGAGCACACCTTCAGCTCCACTGAAAGCAAGATGTCCTCCAGTAAGCCAGAAGCCCAGCAGCTGGTGGGCTCTGTCATGCCCACACCGCCCCAAGCCAAACCTCCCAGTGAGCCAACCAAACCAGGGCTGCTGAAGGTACCAGTTCTGAAGACAAGTTTTCCTTGGTCCAAAGGTGTCAGAGAGGAGCCAGCCTCCGAGCTCAGCCACCCTGCCATGCTGgggcaggaagaagaggagaaatggcTGTCCCAAGAGGAGAGCAACCCAGCTTTGGGCCTCAACAACCTACGCAAAAAGCCAGTCACTGACATCTACCAAAACATGGTGGGGATGAAGGATGGCGCTTTTGCCCCCAGCAGCATCCGGAAGACAGAGTTACCGGTGGTGACCTCTCTGGAGACCAGCAGCCCTCAGGGCAGCTCTCTGAAGAGGAAGTTCACTGCCAATGGTCTGGACTTGATAGGACCCGAAAGACTGATGCCTGGAAAACTCAGCTACCAGAGCAG TGGTTCAAGGGCCAACCCTGGCCACATCCCCAAGGCCCTGGACCACTGGCACACGGAGGTCCTCACAGGCCAGCCTGAGGAACCGGAGAGGGGCAATGACACTGAAGTTCTTCCCTCTGTGGGTGCTGGCCTAGACCATGGTCTCTGCAAGCAGAGCAGACCCCAAGAGACTTTTGCCGCCATGATGGACTCTGAGGCCACAACCGTGCTTATTGGGGACCTGTCCAAAACCTTAGAAGAGTACCAAGAGGTGGAGAAGCAACTGTCTGATCTGGCAAAGGAGGACACCCCTGGGCAAAAAGAGCTGAGGGACCAGCTGGTCAAAATCCGAAGGGAGCTCTACCACATCCACCAGGCACTGGAGAAAGCCACCAAACCCCATGAGGGGCCTCTGGACCTCTCGGTGAAGAGATCCTCTGAAGGTCTGGAGAAGGTCCAGCAGGCCAAGAAGGAGCCCTGCAACATGAACCTGGGAAGTGAGAAGCTCCATGGCAAAGACCAAGGGGCCCTCAACAAATGTACGGCCACCGGGGAggtgggagatggggaggggCTGCCAAACTGCCTCCTTGAGGCCGAGAACAAAACCATCGACCTGCTGATCAAGATGAGCCGCTCCGAGAGCCTCCGGGCATCCTCCTCCGAGGCCCACCTGGGCACTGTGATCAAGGCTGAGGTCCTGCCGCTCACCATGCCCCTGGAGCTCCGGCACGTGATGGAGCCCTACTACAGCCGTACCACCAAGTGCGAGGCAGACTCCAGTGTCCTGCTCTGCTCCGATGGCAGGTCCAGCACCACCCAGGGCCCTCAGCTCCCAGTCACCACTGAGGATGGGCCCCTGGGCTGCCGGGCCATGCAGCGCTCCCTCTCCTGCAGCCTTCCCAGCGAGACAGATGCAGTGTGTGtccacagccctctgcatgccGACCCCTAA
- the PRR35 gene encoding proline-rich protein 35 isoform X2 → MSKDDVGCKLTSVYKHKERKPKKPHYIPRPWGKPYNYKCFQCPFTCMEKSHLYNHMKYSLCKNSLSLLIESDWPYKKGNLLHPELRLLHATETSRLRGRRDEQETCDSSAMSGGSVRIKQTSIRDSHEDKPMSGVEILPAEGAGEEGGPFQEEEEDVAGLLREMDAGEKKEKNEEAGCQGDPAEPEVNTLVFGFKNKREKPCKEVEPDFIITDVFSLKNHVMKSREMASPDLDAKPKHCKVPKKCLASSGILMEQWKLVANGQRRNTSEVSPPCTDSNIIPCYPPPAYSDYHEPQGLNLSLLGINYPLNPSVFSYLSPTMANSATTHPHLAQLPFLASTAQLMHPHASHFQPLQSPERSAFLPRFYYPLLFEHTFSSTESKMSSSKPEAQQLVGSVMPTPPQAKPPSEPTKPGLLKVPVLKTSFPWSKGVREEPASELSHPAMLGQEEEEKWLSQEESNPALGLNNLRKKPVTDIYQNMVGMKDGAFAPSSIRKTELPVVTSLETSSPQGSSLKRKFTANGLDLIGPERLMPGKLSYQSSGSRANPGHIPKALDHWHTEVLTGQPEEPERGNDTEVLPSVGAGLDHGLCKQSRPQETFAAMMDSEATTVLIGDLSKTLEEYQEVEKQLSDLAKEDTPGQKELRDQLVKIRRELYHIHQALEKATKPHEGPLDLSVKRSSEGLEKVQQAKKEPCNMNLGSEKLHGKDQGALNKCTATGEVGDGEGLPNCLLEAENKTIDLLIKMSRSESLRASSSEAHLGTVIKAEVLPLTMPLELRHVMEPYYSRTTKCEADSSVLLCSDGRSSTTQGPQLPVTTEDGPLGCRAMQRSLSCSLPSETDAVCVHSPLHADP, encoded by the exons ATGTCCAAGGACGACGTGGGCTGCAAGCTGACCTCGGTCTACAAGCACAAGGAGAGGAAGCCAAAAAAGCCTCACTACATCCCAAGGCCATGGGGCAAGCCATACAACTACAAATGTTTCCAGTGCCCCTTCACCTGCATGGAAAAGTCCCACCTCTACAACCACATGAAGTACAGCCTGTGCAAGAactccctctccctcctcatcGAGTCCGACTGGCCCTACAAGAAGGGCAATCTGCTCCACCCGGAGCTGCGACTCCTGCATGCAACGGAGACCTCCCGCCTGCGCGGGCGGCGGGATGAGCAGGAGACCTGCGACTCCTCGGCCATGTCGGGAGGGTCAGTTAGGATCAAGCAGACCTCCATCAGGGACAGCCATGAGGACAAGCCGATGTCAGGGGTGGAGATTCTGCCTGCTGAAGGGGCCGGTGAAGAAGGTGGCCCGttccaagaggaggaggaggatgttgcTGGCCTGTTGAGGGAGATGGATGcgggggagaagaaagagaaaaatgaagaggcaGGTTGCCAAGGTGACCCAGCTGAACCAGAAGTGAACACTTTGGTCTTTGGTTTCAAGAACAAGAGGGAAAAGCCTTGCAAGGAGGTAGAGCCCGACTTCATCATCACAGACGTCTTCTCCCTCAAGAACCACGTCATGAAAAGCAGGGAAATGGCCTCCCCAGACCTAGATGCTAAGCCAAAGCATTGCAAAGTGCCAAAGAAATGCCTGGCCAGCAGCGGGATCCTCATGGAGCAGTGGAAGCTGGTGGCAAATGGGCAAAGGAGGAACACATCTGAGGTCTCCCCACCTTGTACTGACAGCAACATCATCCCGTGCTACCCCCCTCCAGCCTACAGTGACTACCACGAACCTCAGGGCCTCAACCTCTCACTGCTGGGTATTAATTACCCATTAAACCCCAGTGTCTTCTCCTACCTGAGCCCCACCATGGCCAACAGCGCTACAACTCACCCGCACTTGGCTCAGCTGCCCTTCCTGGCCTCCACAGCCCAGCTGATGCATCCACATGCCTCCCACTTCCAGCCTCTGCAGAGCCCTGAGCGCTCAGCCTTCCTTCCCCGCTTCTACTACCCCTTGCTTTTCGAGCACACCTTCAGCTCCACTGAAAGCAAGATGTCCTCCAGTAAGCCAGAAGCCCAGCAGCTGGTGGGCTCTGTCATGCCCACACCGCCCCAAGCCAAACCTCCCAGTGAGCCAACCAAACCAGGGCTGCTGAAGGTACCAGTTCTGAAGACAAGTTTTCCTTGGTCCAAAGGTGTCAGAGAGGAGCCAGCCTCCGAGCTCAGCCACCCTGCCATGCTGgggcaggaagaagaggagaaatggcTGTCCCAAGAGGAGAGCAACCCAGCTTTGGGCCTCAACAACCTACGCAAAAAGCCAGTCACTGACATCTACCAAAACATGGTGGGGATGAAGGATGGCGCTTTTGCCCCCAGCAGCATCCGGAAGACAGAGTTACCGGTGGTGACCTCTCTGGAGACCAGCAGCCCTCAGGGCAGCTCTCTGAAGAGGAAGTTCACTGCCAATGGTCTGGACTTGATAGGACCCGAAAGACTGATGCCTGGAAAACTCAGCTACCAGAGCAG TGGTTCAAGGGCCAACCCTGGCCACATCCCCAAGGCCCTGGACCACTGGCACACGGAGGTCCTCACAGGCCAGCCTGAGGAACCGGAGAGGGGCAATGACACTGAAGTTCTTCCCTCTGTGGGTGCTGGCCTAGACCATGGTCTCTGCAAGCAGAGCAGACCCCAAGAGACTTTTGCCGCCATGATGGACTCTGAGGCCACAACCGTGCTTATTGGGGACCTGTCCAAAACCTTAGAAGAGTACCAAGAGGTGGAGAAGCAACTGTCTGATCTGGCAAAGGAGGACACCCCTGGGCAAAAAGAGCTGAGGGACCAGCTGGTCAAAATCCGAAGGGAGCTCTACCACATCCACCAGGCACTGGAGAAAGCCACCAAACCCCATGAGGGGCCTCTGGACCTCTCGGTGAAGAGATCCTCTGAAGGTCTGGAGAAGGTCCAGCAGGCCAAGAAGGAGCCCTGCAACATGAACCTGGGAAGTGAGAAGCTCCATGGCAAAGACCAAGGGGCCCTCAACAAATGTACGGCCACCGGGGAggtgggagatggggaggggCTGCCAAACTGCCTCCTTGAGGCCGAGAACAAAACCATCGACCTGCTGATCAAGATGAGCCGCTCCGAGAGCCTCCGGGCATCCTCCTCCGAGGCCCACCTGGGCACTGTGATCAAGGCTGAGGTCCTGCCGCTCACCATGCCCCTGGAGCTCCGGCACGTGATGGAGCCCTACTACAGCCGTACCACCAAGTGCGAGGCAGACTCCAGTGTCCTGCTCTGCTCCGATGGCAGGTCCAGCACCACCCAGGGCCCTCAGCTCCCAGTCACCACTGAGGATGGGCCCCTGGGCTGCCGGGCCATGCAGCGCTCCCTCTCCTGCAGCCTTCCCAGCGAGACAGATGCAGTGTGTGtccacagccctctgcatgccGACCCCTAA